A genome region from Yoonia vestfoldensis includes the following:
- a CDS encoding ROK family transcriptional regulator, whose product MTEHFRLSYNARRILAILRERGPQSRAEIARLLDITPSTVTRLTGSLIRDGMLCETSDPSREGQKGYPAKLLCIEPGAVITAGVYVDPDRIMTCLSDLTGTVLSSESVAVPDRSFVAMMTIAGESVRRQVQALGLAGWRVAGCGVSYPGQYSEDPTRVMRIRQFQDWPAVNVTRDLRPYFGMPVHHMNDAKAACLAELYHGACTGMRNFCHIWLSYGIGGAAVVDQHPYFGRNNGAAEWGGLFPKSQPRPSGQDLLDTLTAAGVAIDKLSDIADHHLEMAVVTEWRDRAAKQLQWLCLVIARTYAPEAIVIGGTLHPQLIEGFLDFIRGAPRLGEDFVTTPPRLLRAARDNLPQLGAAALPLHHLMNPATYAGHAVKWL is encoded by the coding sequence ATGACCGAACACTTCAGACTGAGTTACAACGCTCGCCGCATCCTCGCGATTTTGCGGGAGCGCGGCCCACAATCGCGGGCAGAAATCGCGCGATTGCTTGATATTACACCATCTACGGTGACGCGCCTTACGGGCAGTCTTATCAGGGATGGGATGCTCTGCGAGACATCTGATCCGTCGCGTGAGGGCCAAAAAGGCTATCCGGCAAAACTGCTCTGCATCGAACCCGGAGCCGTAATCACCGCAGGCGTTTATGTGGATCCGGACCGGATCATGACCTGTCTGTCCGACCTGACAGGAACGGTATTGTCGAGCGAATCAGTCGCAGTGCCTGACCGATCCTTTGTCGCTATGATGACGATCGCAGGCGAGAGTGTCAGGCGGCAGGTGCAGGCGCTTGGTCTTGCTGGGTGGCGCGTCGCGGGGTGTGGCGTAAGCTATCCGGGGCAATATAGCGAAGACCCGACGCGGGTGATGCGCATTCGCCAATTCCAGGACTGGCCAGCGGTAAACGTGACACGTGATCTGCGTCCCTATTTCGGGATGCCGGTGCATCACATGAATGACGCCAAGGCGGCCTGTCTAGCCGAGCTTTATCATGGGGCCTGCACTGGCATGCGCAACTTCTGCCATATTTGGCTGTCCTATGGCATTGGCGGCGCCGCGGTGGTGGATCAGCATCCCTACTTCGGGCGAAACAACGGTGCGGCAGAATGGGGCGGGTTGTTTCCCAAATCACAGCCGCGCCCTTCGGGACAGGACTTGCTCGATACCCTTACCGCCGCGGGGGTGGCAATCGACAAGCTAAGCGATATCGCAGATCACCACTTGGAGATGGCCGTGGTCACCGAATGGCGTGACCGTGCGGCGAAGCAGTTGCAGTGGCTTTGCCTTGTGATTGCCCGAACATATGCACCAGAAGCTATCGTTATTGGTGGCACCCTGCACCCCCAGCTCATTGAAGGGTTTCTAGATTTTATTCGCGGGGCACCTCGATTGGGCGAAGACTTTGTCACAACGCCGCCACGTCTTTTGCGAGCCGCGCGCGACAATCTTCCACAGCTTGGTGCAGCCGCTTTGCCGCTCCATCATTTGATGAATCCTGCAACCTATGCCGGTCACGCTGTAAAGTGGCTGTAA
- a CDS encoding protein phosphatase 2C domain-containing protein, whose translation MQIEAASITKYRNGIRNGDDVILTVPGRVYAVFDGATDARGTVVDGVPAGRLAALTVAQATAEVMQDSANRRLAAETIFERLSLALHKRTQDGAFAIPPSTTLALALDCGREWRFLILGDSGIRLNGTDVLQPTKLIDKVSTSARVALFQHLRDQFGSDALDEAEMATRRAIFLGLDQSIAENRIPATLAAEIIQRATQACNLADHADIVESFLRSGICKQYLFANSQGTIFSFDTMNGTAPCLGQWIDRTFPKNEIQSIELFTDGYPTPPETVSLSDWQDTFIRMEDHDFHMLGDFSAVKGATSTEHHDDRSVVILKGLNG comes from the coding sequence GTGCAGATCGAAGCCGCCTCTATCACCAAGTATCGCAATGGCATCAGGAACGGGGATGATGTGATCCTCACCGTTCCCGGACGTGTCTATGCCGTGTTCGACGGCGCCACGGACGCGCGCGGCACCGTTGTGGACGGTGTGCCCGCAGGCAGGCTTGCCGCCCTCACCGTCGCGCAAGCCACTGCCGAAGTGATGCAAGACTCTGCCAATCGTCGTCTGGCCGCCGAGACTATTTTTGAACGCCTATCGCTCGCCTTGCACAAACGGACTCAAGACGGCGCGTTTGCAATACCACCCTCGACAACGCTCGCCCTCGCACTGGATTGTGGTCGTGAATGGCGGTTCCTCATACTGGGCGACAGCGGCATCCGGCTGAACGGGACGGATGTGCTGCAGCCGACGAAGCTGATTGATAAGGTCTCCACAAGTGCGCGCGTGGCGCTGTTCCAGCATTTGCGCGACCAGTTTGGATCAGATGCGCTCGACGAGGCAGAAATGGCAACCCGTAGGGCGATCTTTCTGGGGCTTGACCAATCCATCGCCGAAAACCGTATCCCCGCCACGCTTGCCGCTGAGATCATTCAACGGGCTACGCAGGCTTGCAACCTTGCCGATCACGCAGATATCGTCGAGAGCTTTCTGAGGAGCGGCATCTGCAAGCAATACCTTTTCGCAAACAGCCAAGGCACCATTTTCAGTTTTGACACGATGAACGGAACGGCCCCTTGCTTGGGTCAGTGGATCGACCGTACCTTTCCGAAAAACGAGATTCAAAGCATCGAGCTTTTCACCGACGGATATCCGACTCCTCCGGAAACCGTCAGCCTTTCCGACTGGCAGGACACATTCATCCGCATGGAAGACCATGACTTTCATATGCTGGGAGATTTCTCCGCCGTAAAAGGCGCAACATCGACCGAACACCACGACGACAGAAGTGTGGTTATCCTGAAAGGACTGAATGGCTGA
- a CDS encoding SIS domain-containing protein encodes MTQEIKKPGSLMAAEAAQCLEVFQKAAVQAVSGPINLPNAIYTIARGSSDAAANILSYEFMRELGVPMTSLPPSVFSIGKGVGLSGAAILVISQSGASHDLVLSAKGAAKAGARVLALTNQTDSAVQAVADLTVPIGAGPELAVPATKSVVGAIAAGMALLAHMKPSYQPKAQRAVEIFGRLSTQHPQTSVLQSAFLRARHVYVIGRDTGYGAAHEVALKLKECCAIHAEAYSSSEVLHGPLQLATNPLMVLMLDTGQADIQVSLDQAEARFRSIDCDVYRIRVPDLEAADVSPAAAAAALLAVMYPIILNTALVLGLDPDRPEALSKVTQTT; translated from the coding sequence ATGACACAAGAAATCAAGAAACCGGGTAGCCTGATGGCTGCAGAAGCGGCACAATGTCTTGAGGTGTTCCAAAAGGCTGCAGTTCAGGCCGTTTCCGGGCCCATCAATCTCCCGAACGCTATCTATACAATTGCACGCGGATCATCGGACGCTGCGGCCAACATCCTGTCCTATGAATTCATGCGCGAATTGGGCGTACCGATGACGTCTTTGCCGCCTTCCGTCTTTTCTATCGGGAAGGGCGTCGGGCTGAGCGGGGCGGCGATCTTGGTGATCAGCCAATCAGGGGCGAGCCATGACCTTGTTCTTTCAGCCAAAGGTGCCGCGAAAGCCGGCGCCAGAGTGCTGGCCTTAACCAATCAGACAGACAGTGCGGTTCAAGCCGTGGCCGACCTGACCGTGCCAATTGGAGCGGGTCCGGAACTGGCCGTGCCCGCGACAAAATCTGTTGTCGGCGCGATCGCGGCGGGCATGGCTCTCTTGGCGCACATGAAGCCATCCTATCAGCCCAAAGCCCAACGCGCGGTCGAAATATTCGGTCGATTGTCCACGCAGCACCCGCAAACTTCTGTCCTGCAATCGGCATTTTTGCGCGCACGTCATGTTTATGTAATCGGGCGTGATACAGGGTATGGGGCCGCTCATGAAGTCGCACTCAAGCTCAAGGAATGCTGCGCCATTCATGCAGAAGCTTACTCAAGTTCAGAGGTCCTGCATGGGCCTTTGCAGCTGGCGACGAACCCCCTGATGGTTTTGATGCTCGACACCGGACAAGCCGACATTCAAGTCAGTCTGGATCAGGCCGAAGCACGGTTCCGTTCTATTGATTGCGACGTTTACCGCATACGCGTGCCTGATTTGGAGGCGGCAGACGTGTCTCCAGCCGCGGCGGCCGCCGCTTTGCTTGCTGTCATGTATCCAATCATCCTCAATACAGCCCTTGTCTTGGGACTTGATCCCGATAGACCGGAAGCATTGTCGAAAGTCACACAAACAACATGA
- a CDS encoding extracellular solute-binding protein, protein MKNLFKSTALATTLAVTATLAYAETVTVYTAVPQNFIDALVPMYEAETGNTVDIIKAGSGELLNRLTAEAGAPSADVLWSVDGTVIDFNPDLFEAYDAAGSDMLADGMNQSEMWTPFTAVVMAFIVNEEKLGGLPVPDSWAALADPQYDEMISSARADGSGSAYIQLATVLQAFDSEDTGWEVYEGMLGNFVLSESSGAVPRFVNDGELAIGVTLEDAALRYVEGGGPVQIVYPAEGTAIAPDAMALVAGAPNGDGGKSFLDFMLSEAAQTVVAEQGRRPVRSDVASNPALVALADVNSVGYDAAWAADNRDRLVEAWGEMVLDVQ, encoded by the coding sequence ATGAAAAACTTGTTTAAAAGCACTGCCCTCGCGACCACGCTGGCCGTGACAGCCACACTAGCCTACGCCGAAACGGTCACGGTTTATACCGCCGTGCCACAGAACTTCATTGACGCACTGGTCCCGATGTACGAGGCCGAGACTGGCAACACGGTCGACATCATCAAAGCCGGTTCTGGCGAATTGCTAAACCGTCTGACCGCTGAAGCGGGTGCGCCATCTGCCGATGTGCTGTGGAGCGTTGACGGCACCGTCATCGACTTTAACCCCGACCTGTTTGAGGCTTATGACGCCGCAGGCTCGGACATGCTTGCAGACGGTATGAACCAAAGCGAGATGTGGACACCCTTTACCGCAGTGGTCATGGCGTTCATCGTCAACGAAGAAAAACTGGGCGGATTGCCTGTTCCCGACAGCTGGGCGGCCCTTGCTGATCCGCAATACGACGAGATGATTTCCTCGGCGCGAGCTGATGGGTCAGGTTCGGCCTACATCCAGTTAGCGACCGTCCTTCAGGCCTTTGACAGCGAAGACACAGGCTGGGAAGTTTACGAAGGCATGCTGGGCAACTTTGTCCTGTCCGAAAGTTCGGGTGCCGTGCCGCGTTTTGTCAACGACGGTGAATTGGCTATCGGTGTCACACTTGAAGACGCAGCCCTGCGTTATGTCGAAGGCGGCGGGCCCGTGCAGATTGTTTATCCCGCCGAAGGCACGGCGATTGCACCTGATGCGATGGCACTTGTGGCGGGCGCTCCCAACGGTGATGGCGGCAAGTCATTCCTTGACTTCATGCTGTCAGAGGCAGCGCAAACCGTTGTCGCTGAACAGGGCCGCCGCCCTGTACGTTCCGACGTTGCATCAAACCCCGCCCTCGTGGCCTTGGCTGACGTGAATTCGGTAGGATATGATGCTGCGTGGGCCGCTGACAATCGCGATCGACTTGTCGAAGCTTGGGGCGAAATGGTTCTGGACGTTCAGTAA
- a CDS encoding ABC transporter ATP-binding protein — protein MASVEITGLRKLYGDVMALSDITVSIPSGAFYTLLGPSGCGKTTLLRTIAGFHAQNSGQIAIDGTPIEDMPAHKRDVAMVFQDYAVFPHLSVRDNVAFGLKQRKVNRTEIAARVAEVLDVVQLGHLADRMPHELSGGQQQRVGLARAIVVRPKVLLMDEPLSNLDAKLRVDLRAELRRIQRDLGITTVYVTHDQEEALAMSDIVCVMHGGIIQQAAAPIDIYLRPANRFVATFVGANNFLAVTREGNTATLVSGGADITQLIRQDGPVVCAMRPEDVRILTTSSSTPKGDIIIPARIREISFIGREMEIFAETDAGEHIKAVSRPDPGIVALPEHSPITLAIRPADLSFFIDNGDGARVP, from the coding sequence ATGGCCTCGGTCGAGATTACAGGGCTGCGCAAGCTCTATGGCGATGTGATGGCGTTGTCGGACATTACGGTGTCGATTCCATCGGGGGCATTCTACACCCTGCTAGGGCCATCCGGTTGTGGCAAGACCACGCTCTTGCGCACGATCGCTGGCTTTCATGCACAGAATTCCGGGCAAATCGCCATTGATGGCACGCCAATCGAGGATATGCCCGCACACAAACGCGATGTGGCGATGGTGTTTCAGGACTACGCGGTGTTTCCACACCTAAGCGTGCGTGACAACGTCGCCTTTGGTTTGAAACAGCGCAAGGTGAACCGGACCGAGATTGCCGCCCGCGTGGCCGAAGTGCTTGATGTGGTGCAACTGGGCCATCTGGCCGACCGTATGCCGCACGAGTTGTCGGGCGGGCAGCAACAGCGCGTCGGTCTTGCCCGCGCGATTGTCGTTCGACCCAAGGTGCTGCTGATGGACGAGCCGCTATCCAACCTTGATGCCAAACTGCGCGTCGATCTGCGGGCCGAGTTGCGGCGTATCCAGCGCGATCTGGGGATCACAACTGTCTATGTCACCCACGACCAAGAAGAAGCCTTGGCCATGTCCGATATCGTATGTGTGATGCATGGTGGCATCATCCAGCAGGCGGCCGCACCTATTGATATCTATCTGCGCCCCGCTAACCGTTTCGTTGCCACCTTTGTCGGCGCAAACAACTTTCTCGCTGTAACGCGGGAAGGTAACACTGCAACGCTCGTGTCTGGCGGCGCAGACATCACGCAGTTGATCCGCCAAGATGGGCCGGTCGTTTGCGCGATGCGGCCCGAAGACGTCCGCATTCTGACCACATCAAGCTCTACGCCCAAAGGTGATATTATTATTCCCGCGCGCATTCGCGAAATCAGCTTCATTGGCCGCGAAATGGAAATTTTCGCCGAGACCGATGCGGGCGAACATATCAAAGCCGTCTCGCGCCCTGATCCCGGGATCGTCGCCCTGCCCGAACACAGTCCGATCACGCTTGCGATCCGCCCTGCGGACCTGTCCTTCTTTATCGACAACGGCGATGGGGCGCGCGTGCCATGA
- a CDS encoding SIS domain-containing protein encodes MTKDLLKWATWREIHSQPDIWRRWGATLDVSGLRAWIAALDFDEVWFCGAGTSAYIGDMIAASVKGTRSVPSTDLVADPAFILQGARPLVVSFGRSGNSSESKGTMLALDALAPDAPRLSITCNKDGALATMVSTGPAKVIVLPDATHDAGFAMTSSFSTMLLTALALFDAEADFGTRLNTLADQLENLLPIFAQGGDRPDRAVYVGAGPLAFAAREAALKAMELSAGQMPALWDSTLGFRHGPKSFVTETTAVTVFLSPQDPTHGYDTDLAEELRKQFPRSAVQTIGPGGDIDVSMPFGAAWAAPLCVAAAQVQAVQWAHSLGLNVDDPFSGQATLSRVVADVKLYPVMS; translated from the coding sequence ATGACAAAAGATCTTTTAAAATGGGCGACATGGCGCGAAATCCATAGCCAGCCAGATATTTGGCGCCGCTGGGGGGCCACCCTGGATGTATCCGGTCTGCGCGCCTGGATCGCAGCGCTGGATTTTGACGAGGTCTGGTTTTGTGGCGCGGGCACAAGTGCCTATATCGGTGATATGATTGCCGCATCGGTGAAAGGGACCAGGTCTGTGCCCAGTACCGATCTTGTCGCCGATCCGGCATTTATCTTGCAAGGCGCGCGCCCCTTGGTGGTCAGTTTTGGGCGGTCCGGGAACAGCAGTGAAAGCAAAGGAACGATGCTAGCGCTGGATGCCTTGGCACCTGATGCACCGCGGCTCAGTATCACCTGTAACAAGGATGGTGCGCTCGCCACCATGGTCTCCACCGGGCCAGCAAAGGTCATAGTTTTGCCCGATGCGACACATGATGCAGGCTTTGCGATGACTTCCAGCTTTTCAACGATGTTACTGACGGCTCTCGCACTTTTTGATGCCGAAGCTGATTTTGGCACCCGCTTGAACACCCTTGCGGACCAATTGGAAAACCTGTTGCCTATCTTCGCGCAAGGCGGCGACCGCCCGGACCGCGCGGTCTATGTGGGTGCTGGTCCATTGGCTTTTGCTGCGCGTGAAGCTGCGTTGAAGGCTATGGAACTTTCCGCAGGTCAGATGCCTGCGCTTTGGGATAGTACGCTCGGGTTTCGTCATGGCCCCAAGTCGTTCGTAACCGAAACGACCGCAGTCACCGTCTTTCTCAGCCCCCAAGACCCCACTCACGGGTACGACACCGATCTGGCAGAGGAGTTACGCAAGCAATTTCCTCGGTCAGCGGTCCAAACAATCGGTCCGGGCGGAGATATTGATGTCTCCATGCCATTCGGTGCGGCATGGGCTGCACCGCTTTGTGTCGCCGCAGCCCAGGTCCAAGCTGTTCAGTGGGCCCATTCCCTCGGCCTGAATGTCGACGATCCCTTTTCAGGGCAAGCCACGCTCAGCCGTGTTGTTGCAGACGTCAAATTGTACCCCGTGATGTCATGA
- the tnpA gene encoding IS66-like element accessory protein TnpA has protein sequence MATTLEFLRDYGVDIRTNGQRRWPEEIKARIVAESLQPGVSVNEVAARYGLRANHLSEWRSRARDGRLVLPAVEDDSFCFAPIVVSDGGGGADVPAVAGQLTKPDGLSCKPIEIAIGRVTIRVDGTTSSDRIAEIVRAIGARP, from the coding sequence ATGGCGACTACGTTGGAGTTTCTCCGGGATTACGGGGTGGACATAAGGACCAACGGACAGCGACGCTGGCCGGAAGAGATAAAGGCGCGGATCGTTGCTGAGAGCTTGCAGCCAGGTGTGAGCGTGAATGAAGTTGCGGCGCGGTATGGGCTGCGGGCGAACCATTTATCGGAATGGCGTAGTCGGGCACGTGACGGCCGGTTGGTTTTGCCTGCGGTTGAAGATGACAGCTTCTGTTTTGCACCGATCGTCGTGTCGGATGGTGGCGGCGGTGCGGATGTGCCGGCTGTCGCCGGGCAGCTCACAAAGCCTGACGGGTTGTCCTGTAAACCCATCGAGATTGCGATAGGTCGTGTGACAATCCGGGTCGATGGCACCACCAGTTCTGACCGGATTGCCGAGATCGTGCGGGCAATCGGGGCGCGGCCATGA
- a CDS encoding class II D-tagatose-bisphosphate aldolase non-catalytic subunit: MTEVLRNIIRRNRNGERVAIVSVCSAHPDVLRASLAMAERLDRHIVIEATSNQVNQYGGYTGMVPADYIGFINTIADEAGVTRERIVFGGDHLGPQAWRALDGASAMAKAEAMIRDYVTAGFGKIHLDCSEGCAGEAPQLGDGLTAERSAQLAQICCETGDDLLFVVGTEVPPPGGARVDEDNDTPPTSPSAARDTLAAHDAAFGNMSDLIGGLVAQPGVEFSSTTVHPLPMERDPHLREALVNHPHVCLEAHSTDYQNPAVYPRLADLGFAFQKVGPALTFAYREALYALDRLRPSKGALQATMEAVMLANPSMWQGHYSGDEAALSAQRHFGLSDRIRYYWPTAKAQTAVRGLLTELDTSIPDTRLLTVFDQSILDRAEGLQGAQAQRLIHAQIECALAPYFFEKTA, translated from the coding sequence ATGACTGAGGTGCTGCGCAATATCATCCGGCGCAATCGTAACGGGGAACGGGTAGCGATCGTGTCAGTCTGTTCCGCCCACCCGGACGTGTTGCGGGCATCATTGGCCATGGCCGAACGGCTTGACCGCCATATCGTGATCGAGGCGACATCAAATCAGGTCAATCAGTATGGCGGATACACGGGAATGGTACCTGCTGATTACATCGGTTTCATCAACACAATAGCGGATGAGGCAGGCGTCACCCGAGAGCGGATCGTCTTTGGCGGTGACCATCTTGGGCCTCAGGCTTGGCGAGCATTGGACGGAGCCAGTGCGATGGCCAAAGCCGAAGCCATGATACGCGATTATGTGACGGCAGGGTTTGGCAAAATCCACCTTGATTGCTCCGAAGGATGCGCGGGAGAAGCGCCACAGCTGGGAGATGGATTGACGGCAGAGCGGTCTGCCCAGCTGGCGCAGATATGTTGTGAGACAGGAGATGATCTTTTGTTCGTGGTTGGCACCGAAGTTCCGCCACCTGGTGGTGCCAGAGTTGATGAAGATAATGATACCCCCCCAACTTCGCCAAGCGCAGCCCGCGACACCTTGGCAGCCCACGACGCTGCATTTGGCAACATGTCGGACCTTATTGGTGGATTGGTCGCTCAACCCGGTGTGGAGTTTAGCTCGACAACCGTTCACCCCTTGCCAATGGAACGCGACCCCCACTTGCGAGAGGCGTTGGTTAACCACCCCCATGTTTGCCTTGAAGCGCATTCGACCGACTATCAGAATCCTGCAGTGTATCCACGATTGGCCGACCTTGGGTTTGCCTTTCAAAAAGTCGGCCCTGCGTTGACCTTTGCCTATCGCGAGGCGCTTTATGCACTTGATCGGTTGCGGCCATCCAAGGGTGCTCTACAGGCCACGATGGAGGCCGTGATGCTGGCTAACCCATCCATGTGGCAAGGGCATTATAGCGGTGATGAAGCGGCACTTTCAGCACAGCGTCATTTCGGGCTGTCCGACCGTATCCGCTATTACTGGCCTACAGCCAAGGCGCAGACTGCGGTGCGCGGTCTTTTGACCGAGTTGGACACTTCGATCCCCGACACCAGGTTGTTGACCGTTTTTGACCAAAGCATTCTAGACCGCGCGGAAGGGCTGCAAGGGGCGCAGGCACAAAGGCTTATCCATGCACAGATAGAATGCGCTCTGGCCCCCTATTTCTTTGAGAAAACAGCATGA
- a CDS encoding ABC transporter permease encodes MDFWTAITVLILAVLGLLLILPILRVLTLGFVDADTGGFTFGNFVEVFTRNYYLNGFKNSLYVALLGTLGACLIGIPLAFFTARFVVFGKTWISTLAILVLVAPPFIGAYAWIMMLGSNGFITNFFALFGINTPTIYGAHGIVLVFTLKFFPFIYLMTQTSLNGMNKSFEDAAENLGCTPWQRFTKITLPLVFPAVSTGAIICFVLAIADFGTPAILGRGFRTLSTIAFSAYRSELGGLPTMAVTVSIVMMAMSMLALFAQRRILAKRRYASALTSPPRKQRITGWRNAAMHIYCHGIVLIAMLPTLVVVHTSFLKTNGPVFIGGYGLESYERILRTAPEAITNSFVFALSAVVLITIFSALISYVIVRRDTAASGAIDFLMMVPYLVPGVVMAIGFVTTFRGGPMDVIGTAGLLILLYFIRRLPYGVRSTTSSLRQIKPSMEEAAVNLGAAPARAFLVITVPLILPGLIVGALMSFITAINELSSTLILYDGGTITMPVQIYLAVLDGEFGLAGALSTVLLLCTGACVYAVFRFAENRDSAFL; translated from the coding sequence ATGGATTTCTGGACGGCCATAACCGTACTGATCCTCGCCGTGCTTGGCTTGCTGTTGATCCTGCCTATTTTGCGGGTTCTGACGCTTGGTTTTGTCGATGCCGATACCGGTGGGTTCACGTTTGGCAACTTTGTCGAGGTGTTCACCCGCAATTACTATCTGAACGGATTTAAGAATTCGCTCTATGTGGCGCTTTTAGGAACGCTCGGGGCCTGTTTGATCGGTATTCCGTTGGCGTTCTTTACGGCCAGATTTGTTGTGTTCGGGAAAACCTGGATTTCCACGCTAGCCATTCTGGTCCTTGTCGCGCCGCCCTTTATCGGGGCCTATGCGTGGATCATGATGCTGGGGTCAAACGGCTTCATCACCAACTTCTTTGCCCTGTTCGGGATTAATACGCCAACGATCTACGGCGCACACGGGATCGTTCTGGTTTTCACGCTCAAGTTCTTCCCATTCATCTACCTGATGACTCAAACCTCGCTAAACGGGATGAACAAGTCGTTTGAAGATGCCGCCGAGAACCTTGGCTGCACACCTTGGCAACGGTTCACCAAAATCACGCTGCCGCTGGTGTTTCCTGCGGTCAGCACGGGCGCAATCATTTGCTTTGTATTAGCGATCGCTGATTTTGGCACGCCAGCTATTCTGGGGCGCGGTTTTCGTACGCTTTCGACTATCGCGTTTTCAGCTTATCGCTCCGAACTTGGCGGGTTGCCAACCATGGCGGTCACCGTCTCGATTGTGATGATGGCAATGTCGATGCTGGCACTTTTCGCTCAGCGGCGGATCTTAGCAAAGCGGCGCTATGCCAGCGCGCTGACCAGTCCACCACGAAAGCAACGGATAACGGGGTGGCGAAACGCAGCAATGCACATCTATTGTCACGGCATCGTTTTGATCGCGATGCTGCCCACGCTGGTCGTTGTCCATACCTCGTTTTTGAAAACCAACGGACCGGTGTTTATCGGTGGCTATGGGCTGGAAAGCTATGAACGCATTCTGCGCACCGCCCCCGAAGCGATCACAAACAGCTTTGTTTTCGCCCTCAGCGCGGTGGTGCTGATCACCATCTTTTCGGCCCTGATCAGCTATGTGATCGTGCGGCGGGACACGGCCGCTTCAGGGGCCATCGATTTTCTGATGATGGTTCCCTACCTTGTGCCGGGCGTTGTCATGGCTATCGGTTTTGTTACCACGTTCCGTGGTGGCCCGATGGATGTGATCGGCACGGCGGGTCTGTTGATCCTACTCTATTTCATCCGGCGACTGCCTTATGGCGTGCGCTCGACCACCTCGAGCCTGCGTCAGATCAAGCCGTCGATGGAGGAAGCGGCTGTTAACCTCGGTGCAGCACCTGCGCGGGCGTTTCTGGTTATAACCGTGCCATTGATCCTGCCGGGCCTGATCGTCGGGGCGCTGATGAGCTTTATCACTGCGATCAACGAATTATCGAGCACGCTGATCCTTTATGATGGTGGGACCATCACGATGCCAGTGCAAATTTACCTTGCCGTTTTGGACGGCGAATTTGGCCTCGCTGGTGCTCTCTCCACGGTTCTGTTGCTGTGCACCGGGGCTTGTGTTTATGCGGTCTTCCGGTTCGCGGAAAACCGCGACTCCGCGTTTCTTTAG
- a CDS encoding ROK family protein, protein MSAIGIDLGGTKIETQIFDGTWAVVGRRRDDTPRDYNALVKAVAAQISWAVAQTGVGTPVGVGAAGLVNPANGLALTANLAATGHPFPADIADAAGCDISYVNDCRALALSEAVFGQGKECRTVMALILGTGVGGGIAVDRRILQGPTRTGGEFGHTSAPAHLIARHNLPIWQCGCGRMGCVETFIAGPGLGRLAKHMTGRDVSPPEIAHARDGAMASVWQVWCDLTADLLRTLTLIADPDLIVLGGGLTKIDGIVDDLTQAAIAAQLSGFTTPTIVLAEGGDTSGARGAAFAAWQAQRHD, encoded by the coding sequence ATGAGTGCGATCGGGATCGATCTTGGAGGCACAAAAATCGAGACGCAGATCTTCGACGGCACTTGGGCCGTGGTCGGGCGGCGGCGCGATGACACGCCGCGAGACTATAATGCACTGGTCAAGGCTGTTGCAGCGCAAATCAGCTGGGCGGTCGCCCAGACAGGGGTGGGAACGCCCGTCGGGGTCGGCGCGGCCGGTCTTGTCAATCCCGCGAACGGTTTGGCGCTTACGGCCAATCTCGCCGCTACCGGGCACCCCTTCCCCGCGGACATTGCCGATGCCGCCGGCTGTGACATCTCCTATGTGAATGACTGTCGTGCTTTGGCTTTGTCAGAGGCTGTGTTTGGACAAGGGAAGGAATGTCGCACGGTGATGGCACTGATCCTTGGCACGGGCGTTGGCGGCGGAATTGCTGTTGATCGGCGCATTCTGCAGGGACCGACGCGAACCGGGGGGGAGTTTGGACACACCTCTGCGCCTGCGCATCTGATCGCACGCCATAACTTGCCGATCTGGCAATGCGGCTGCGGGCGAATGGGCTGTGTTGAAACCTTTATCGCCGGGCCCGGGCTTGGGCGTCTGGCTAAACACATGACCGGCAGGGACGTTTCGCCACCTGAAATTGCACATGCACGCGATGGCGCGATGGCATCTGTCTGGCAGGTCTGGTGCGACCTGACCGCGGATCTGCTGCGCACGCTTACATTGATAGCAGACCCGGACTTGATCGTTCTCGGGGGGGGACTGACGAAAATCGATGGGATCGTCGATGATCTAACGCAGGCTGCAATTGCGGCACAGCTTTCAGGTTTCACCACGCCCACCATCGTCTTGGCCGAAGGGGGCGATACGAGCGGTGCACGCGGGGCCGCATTTGCAGCATGGCAGGCGCAGCGTCATGACTGA